AATCAGAGAAGCCGTGAAAGCTGCCAAATCTTTTGGATTAACGGTGTCGTTCGATCCAGGAGAGATGGAGGTTCCCAAAGATATTGAGGAAAAGCTTGACATCCTCATGATGAACGAGGATGAGTTTAAAAGAAAGTATGGAAGTCTGGAGAACATCAAAGAGATAAAGTCGAGGATAGCCATAGCAACCCTCAACGGAGGAGGAGCACTTGTTAGGGATGAGAAAGGTAAGGTTTACGAGGTGAGGGGGCTATCTGCAAAAGCCGTCGACACTACTGGTGGGGGAGATTCATTCAATGCAGGCTTCCTCTACGGATTTCTTAACGGCTGGGACACTATTAGCTCGGCGAAACTTGGAATGCTGCTGGCTTACTTAACGGTTCAGAAAATCGGGGCGAGAAGTGCGGTTGTACCTTTAGAAAGGGTAAGAGAGATTGCAAAAACTTTAAATCTGGACATACCTCTTTAGTAGCTCTTAAGCCCAACTTCCCTAGCTTTTTTCTCAGCCCATTTATACGAATTAAGGCCGATAATTGCATAGAGAAGTGAGAGCAACATTAAGTATGATATCTTTCCTAGACTGGTTCTAAATCCATGAGCAACGATTGTTCTAACGGCCTCTGTCGTTGGAGCATATGGGAGCAACATTGCCATTATCTGCAGAGGCTTTGGAAGAATGTCTATTGGATACATGGCTCCGCTCAGGGCAAAGACTAGCATTTCAAGAATGTTTATGAAGGGCCCAGGATCCTTTAAGTACAGAACGATACCAGCAACTGCCATACCAAGTCCTATCATCCCTACTGATCCCAGTAAAAGTATTGGCAGGGCTCTTAAGAATTGAGATGGAGTTATTGAAAGTCCAAAAACTATCCAAAAGATCGGAATGTATATGGCAATATACAGCAGATTGAGAAGCAATCTAACAATAATATTTCCCAAGAAAAATGTTATTCTTCTCATAGGAGCCGCAAAGGAGTATTCCAAAGTCCCAGCATAAAGCTCGTCAACAACACTCCACACGAATCCGCTCAAAAATGTTATACCAAAGGATAAAACCATAAACCCGAGAATCGCAAATGTTAAGTAATCAGAGTAACCAGTTAGCCTTTCAAGAGCCTCAGAAGTCCTTTTTCCGGTCAATCCAAGTCCAATTAAAAGGGCATTACCCACAAAGAAGAAACCCATCAATATGTCGCTAATGAACCATGCCTTATAACTTAAGAACACCTTCCAGCTCTTTCTAGCAACTCCAAGAAGTGCCCTGAGCTCAGTAGCCTCCATAACCCATCATCCTCGTTATCTTTTCAGCCCATTTAAATATCGCCAGACTAATTCCCCAGTAAATTGGAAGTAGAATAATCATGGCAAATAATTCGCTCCAAACCATGGAGTACCCGAATCCCATGAACACTTTTCTCACAGCATTAGCGGCGTGAGTTAGGGGGATTAGCCAAGACACTTCTCTAACTACCTTTGGAAGAGCCGATAAAGGAAAGAATACACCCGAGAGAAAAAGGATGACAAACTCAAGTATGTTCGCCATTGGGCCTATATTTTTGAGCATCATAACTAAACCTGCGAACATTAGCCCAAATCCTAAGAATATCAAAAAGGAGATTGCCAGAATTGGAAGAGTCTTGAATACTGATGCAAGTGAGATCGGGATCCTAAATAGCAGAACTCCAAAGAGAAAAACAATTGCCATTATAATCGAATCCATAAGCATCCAAGCTATCGCAAGCCCAACTATCATCTTAAGGATGCCAGTTGGAGATACCACGTTGCTTTCGAAGGTTCCCCTTTGAAGTTCCCTCCTAACTCCCCACACCGAGGCCTCCATTGGAGATACCGAAACCCACCAAAGGGTATACCCTATAAGAACATACGTCGGGTAATCACCTATTCCCGCAGAACTCTCAAGCAATGCGGAAAATCTTCCCCCAAGTATCGCCTGCCCAAAATATATAAACTGCAACAAGAAGACAAGGCCTACCAAAATAGAGCTAACTACCCTTAGAGGATACCTAAAAAACATTCTGAATTCTTTGTCAATCACTGCAATTATGCTCAATCTCTCAGCCCCCTCCCGGTAAGCTTTATAAAGACATCCTCCAGGGTGGGTTCTTTGACTTCTACAGACAAAACTTTAGCATTATTCCTGACCAAAAATTCTACAAGCCTTGGAATTTCTTCCTCTCCAAGGCTTCCTCTCAGCACGATAGTTCCATTATTTTCCTCAACTTTCACTAAACCAAAGGGATTATTCCCAGTATAGTTCTTTACCTTGACCTCAACTATCGTGTCTTTCTTTACAAGCTTCTTTAATCCTTCAGGCGTATCTAGGGCTATTATCTTGCCTTGGTCTATGATAGCAATTCTATCACAGAGCTGTTCCGCTTCATGCATGTAGTGTGTTGTTAGTAAAACCGTTTTCCCTTCTTCCTTAACTAGTCTTTTAACAAGATCCCTAACAAAAACGGCACTCTGAACATCAAGACCAAGGGTAGGTTCATCAAGAAATAGAACCTCTGGATCGTTAATCAAGGCCTTTGCTATTGCAAGTCTTTGTTTCATTCCCCTAGAGTAATTCATAACAAGGTCGTTTCTCCTATCCCAGAGACCAACCATTTTTAGCAGTTCCCTTATTCTTTTTTCAGCCTCACTCCTAGGAACATAGTAAATGCTAGCAAAATATCTTAAGTTCTCGTATGCTGTGAGTCTCCAGTAAAGAGTCCTTTCTCCCTCTGCAACTAGGTTAATTCTTCTCCTAACCTCCCTAGCTTCCTTAACAACATCAAACCCAAGGACTTTTGCTTCTCCGGACGTTGGTTCTAGAAGAGTTGTCAAGATCTTTATCGTAGTTGTTTTTCCAGCCCCATTCGGTCCAAGAAGCCCAAATAACTCACCTCTTTTGACCTCAAAGCTTATCCCCTTAAGAGCTTCAAACCACTCAACTTTCCTGAATGGGAGGGGAATCTTCTTGGGATATAGCTTTCTCAGATTTCGAACCTCTATAGCTCTCATGACATGAAAACGTTGTTAGAGAATAATTTAAAAATGTCTCGCAACACTATGCATTCTTTTCAGATTTCCTAAACTTTAATGAGTGCACTCCATCATTTGCCGCTATTCTAAACTCATACGTACTTGGCTCAAAGTCAGGGTTTGGTGACTTAAGGATGCTCATTGTCTCTATCAGCTCGCCGTCTCCAATTTTAGAGTTAAAGACTATGACAACATCAGAAAGTCCAGATACCCATGCAACGAACCTTCTCGAAACAACATCTATGTTCAGTAGGAAGATTGAGATCACATTCCTTTTCCTATATATCCTCGCCAAATGAGCAACTTCCGCATTCAGCAACTTTATTGTAACTTCCTCGCCAAAAAGTGTCACAACCCCGTCAAGGGTGTGAATAAGCTTTACAATTCTTTTATCTCCAACTATCGGGTAAATCCTCTCCACATAGACCCTCTCAATCTTTGGAGTTATTGTTTCTTCAGTGGGATTTGGAATCGTGATAACATAGTCGTCATAAGGTGGAATGTCGTACTTTGATCCAAATATATCGAGGATTTTCAGTTTCTTTTCCTCCTTTGCCATTCTTTGAATGTTCAATCCAACGAAAGATGCCCTTGAAATTAACTTTATTACTGGAAGGCTATAATTGTGGATTACTCCAAAGGAATTCCTGAACACCATGTTCTTAAATATTTCAAACCCAAGAGCCCAACCCAAAGAGAACGCATCGTACATTATGGTTATTGTAGCCCCTCTAACTAATCCACCACCAATTGCCTTATCGATCTCCTCAATATCTAGTGGGATAGGAGAAAAGAATTCAAACCCGTCCATAAATGTCACCCTTCACTTTCAACTTTTATGAATTCAATTGACTTCCTCAGATCCCTAACTATATTTCTCAGCTCAACTATATTCCTCCTAACCTCTTCCAGGGACGAAGCTTGCTCTTGGGCACTCGCACTAACCTCTTGGGCGCTAGCAGTCATCTCTTCAGCGCTAGCAGCTAAGTTCTCCAAGGCCTTCTTTGCATTTTCAACATGCTCTTGGGTGTTTGAGATTTCGCTCTTAACGGCGTTGAGCCTCTCTTCAACATCATCAAGAAGTTCACCTATGTTCATTAGGTAGCTAACGGTTTCCTTGAGGAAGTCTACTGAGTTGTCAACGATTTTAACTCCCCTTTCAGTCTCCTCAACGGCTCTCTCCACTTTGTCTTGGATTTCTCTCAATATACTCCTGATTCTCTCGGCAGCATCCTTGCTTTCTTCAGCGAGGTTCCTAACTTCCTGAGCAACAACAGCAAAACCCCTACCAACTTCTCCGGCCCTAGCAGCTTCAATTGCGGCATTTAATGCTAGTAAGTTCGTTTGCTCAGCTATGTCGGCTATTGTATTTATTATCTCGCTCACATTTTTGCTCATTTCCGCAACTTCCTGGACAGCATCCCTTATCACTTTCATGGCCTCTTGGATATCACCTACTTGAGTTATGGCCCTCTCACCTTTCTCCCGTCCTTCCCTGGCTATTGAGATTACCTCATTTACAACCCCACTGAACTCCTCCATTGCATCAACGGTCTTTTGGGTCACATCAGCGGTTATGTTCATTCCATCCATTATCATACTGATATTCTCCTGCTGCCTCTGAGCTTCAGTACTAACCTGCTGAATAGCCTCTGCAACCTGATTTACCGCCTCAGTAATTTCAGATGCTATTCTAGTTAAGTCTTCGGCTCTCTTTTCCAGCGTAAACGCGAGATCCCTTACAGTTTTCATTAAATCCCTAAGCTTGCCAATGGTCTTTCTCATTGAGTTCAATATGCTTTCAAAGTCTCCCTTAGCATGCAGTGTTAAATCTTCGGAAACGTCTCCTTCTGCAATTTTTTCCATTCTCTCAGTTATGACCTCAAGGGTTCTGAGCACGTCCTGAGATATTGCCTTAAAGCCTTCCAAAAGTTTTCCAATTTCATCTTTCTCCCTGTATCTTACCTCAGAGATCATCCTCCTAGCATTGCTAAGCCTTCCCTGGGCAATACTCTCAGCTATACGGGCCATCTTTGTTATCGGATCGAGTGTTGATCTCATCAGGTTATAGGCCACCAGTCCAGAACCTACCGCCACTATGACCATTGCTCCTATGCTTATCCACAGTGTCCTCTTAAGCTGTGTGAGTGCCAAGCTGATGCTCGATTGTATAGCCTCAACTGAACCCCCTGACTTCACGATCTCCATCGTCTTTGAGAGATTGTCATACAAGTCAGATATTGCAATGTTCTGAACTACTATGGCCGTTATAACTACTAGAAGAAGAGGCAGGAATATCGACATTGTCAATTTCCTTTTGAATTCCATATTAGTCCCTCACCTCCCAAATTGTTCCACTATTCCCCTTTAGATTTGGAAAAACGCTCTTGCTGATCACGAAAGATTTACCATCATTAGTCAGCTTGAGAACTATGGGGAATATCGTTTTGAGCATTGAAACGATTTCCACGGAGATACCTTTTATTGAATCGGTGTTAACGAAGACCATATCTCTAATGTCTCTATCCTTTGTGACAATATATTCTCCCATGTCATGGACTTGTTCAATAAGCTCCTTCCTATCGAAAATATTCATGATGTTCTCGATGCCCACTTGGAGATTTATGAAGAATCCAGTATGATCCCTAACGCTATCAAGGAGCCTCGTCAAGGCTTCTTCGTATAACGTCTTATAAACTGGATATGCCGAGATAGGTATCTTATGGAGAACGTTTCCGACGTTTATCTTTCCGCCAACCTTTATTACCGGAACCCTGTCTATTAGTTCTGTCTTTATTCCCAGAAGTTCTGCCTGATACTTGTATATTGGGAGTGTATCTAAAAAGTCAGTTATTATTACTAAAGCTTCCTTTCCATATCTGTCCATAATTTGGTTCAATATTGTAAATACCGTTGGTCCCAAAACGTCTTCAGAGGTATGTTCGACTAAAACACTGATTTTTTCTTTTCCAATTACATCGGGGATTTCCATATCCCCATCACCCTAGCATATGCCTATCACAAAATATATCATATATTGACGTATTTTAAGGTTTATGCGCCTTAATGTTCAAAAATCTTGTAACTTTATGTTACAAAATCTCAGGAAAATTATAACAGAATTCCCAAGATATCAAAATCTGTGTATTTATAAACATAGACTAAGTATATTAAACAAACATTTAGATAGAATATATCGACAGAGGGTTCAATTTGAAAAAATTTAGTTCGATATTTAAACTTCGTAAGTATTTCAACAAATTTATAGAAATTTTAAGGTACTCCTATTCATTTAGTAATATTTCCAATAAATTTGTGAAGAATTCTTTATTATTGACAACTTTTTTGTACAATCTTAACAGGGTAGAATGATTAAGATCAACGATAACCTTAATAGTGGAGGGAGTTAACTTCAGATACAACGCTAAGTATGCTATTAGCATAACCCTTTTTAGTGAATGAACACCGCTCAAAGGAGTACCATCAAGTTCATTAAATGTTCTTCCACAAGACTTACACTTAAACCTGTGGAGCTTAAATCCACCTTTCCTAGTTATGAATCCTATCCTTACTACCTCTGTAGAACCACAATAGGGACATCTAATCCTTTGTCCCCCATAACGAAATTTCCTCACTGCCTCCACTACTTCCTCATCCCTAAGTGTAAGTAACCTCTGTATGTCAAGTATTACTTCCTCCCTCATTTTTTCAAATTCTTAGAATAGGTTTTTATCTCTGGTATAATTTTTGAGTATATAGTTTATAAATATTTGGTCATTGCTACTGCCAAACATTCAATAGAAACACAATCATAAGGTTACAATTCTAATGAGTCTAATGATGTCTTTAACTTCTAAAATACCGTGCACCTTTCTCTCCCTATCTACCACGGGTAGATGATGTTTTCCCGTTTCAACCATTATTTTAATGGCATGTCCCAAGTTGTCATTTATACTAATCACTATTGGTCTCTTCACCATCACGTCCCTAACCCTCGATGCTCTGTTAAGAGCATATCTTTTTAACATTCCAAAGCCTACTACAGAGTATTTTCTTGGAGGGACAAAGTAGTTCAATAAATCTTTCATTGTAACAAATCCAACAAGTCTATCTTCCTCATCAACGACTACAGCAGAAGTTTCTTCAACTGTAAACATCTCTATGAGCTCAAAGAGTGGAGTTTCAGGATGAACTTTCAAGAAGTCTCTATCCATAACTAAGCTAACCGGAACTTTTGATATGTATTTTAGATTGTGACTAAGTTCTTCCTTTCTAGCTAAGAGAACAAGCTTTCTTTTTCCCATTATTTTTGCAACTTTCCTTTCCATCCACCAACCCCCAGGAAGCTATCCAACGTTCTCTGCCCTAATTGTTTAAGTAACCAGCTCCTAGCTAACCACCTATCCAACGGATGTTGTAATATTTTCTTAACTTCATTTAAAGCTTCCGTAAGGCTTTCAAAGATTTTCGGAGATTTCTCTAAGGCCTTTCTAACTCCAACCCTAATCTGCCAAACTCCAACTGGAGCATAGTATGAAGGGGTTACCTCCCTAAAGACTATTGCACTTGCTTGTCTTTTCATTTTTCTTAATTTTTCAAGAACACTGAGCCTAGCAGCGTAATAAGCCCCTGACGTTTCCTCGGCATACCCCTTAATCCCTCTAAAATCCTCGTAATCGTGTATAACCATTGGCTCATCGCTACCAAAAAGGGAACCCTTTAGCCAAACTTCTAAAAGCTCAAAGGAGTATCTCCTCGGTATTAGTAACACAACGTACCTGTTCCCCAAGAATTCCTCATAATACACCTCGTACCTATCCAGGGTATCATAATTAAGTACCTCTCTTCTTAGATAACTACCTATCGTATCTTGGACGGCAGTTATGCTCCATCTAGTCGGTACGATTTTCTTTCTTATTCCTAACAGTCCAGCGGAGAGTAACCTTATTATGTAGTACTCATCAAAGCCAGCTTCATAAAGTGTAATTATTGCATCTTTTGCTTTTAATTCATCACTAACAACGGCATCAACTTTCCTTGGGACTCTCGGATTTTCAACAACTTCAAATTTTTTCAAAACACCACTTGGGCCAATTGGTGGTGCAAACTCTGTAGGGAGGACTTTTATTTTAGGCTTGTCTTTAAGGAGTATCTCACTATCGACCGGTTTAGAGGACATTGCAAGCTCCTGAATGTTCTCAATTAGTTTCGAGCTTTTCCTAACATCCACATTAACTCTCGTCTGTCCAAGTACTAACAAGGACCGGTACCTAATCACGTCCGATATACTTACATTCTCCCAAGAAGTTGGACTGTCTAGGTAACTTGTGTCTCCCTCAATTGGTGGAACAAGGGGGCCAATTCTAACCTTTGGATAACCATATTCTCCAACGAATATACTCGGGGGAGAAGAACCAAATATATCCTCCCGAGAAACCAAAGGTAACGCTTCTCTAGCTACTTTAAATCTCTCAAGAATCGGACAGACTGGCCTTCCACAGAGGAGCTTCCTTCCCTTACATATTGCGCAAAGTTTCGAATTCACTTTTATCATACTACCTCTACTTCTGTCTTTTCTAAATTTAATCTTTTGGTGGTTGAGGAGAAAACAATATAAGCGAAAACCTCTAAGTTTTAATTGAGAAAATTTCAAAAAGGTGGTGGAAAATGGTTAGGGCCTATGTTTTATTGACTATTGAGATAGGAAAAGTTGAGAAAGTTATTGAAGAGATAAAGAAGATACCTGGCGTCACAAAAGCAGACGCGGTAACAGGACCCTACGATGCAATAGTTCACATTGAAGCCTCTGACCTTGGAGAACTCACTAGGAAAATACTCCACGATATTCACAATATAGATGGAGTTATAGACACAACAACTGCCATAGTTGTCGAGTTAGAAGAAGAGTGATCATCGCCTCCTTTTTCTAAGTTCTCTGATTTTCTGGGCGATCATCCGAAGGGTTTTAGCTTTACCATGAGGACTTTCAACTATAATCATTCCATAAGTTCTCAAATCTTCGTCAATCCCAGAGAGTCTTGGATTCAGTTTTTCCCTTTCTACAGAGATGACCTTAAGCCCCAAACTCTCGACAGCATCAACAATTTCATCAAGAGATGGATTATCAACTGCCAACGTTTTCGAAACAACTCTACCATACTTTTTACTTAATCTCGCATCAAGCTCAGAGGGCCAAATAACAAATTTCCCCATCATAAATCACCCAAACTTTAAAAA
This is a stretch of genomic DNA from Pyrococcus sp. ST04. It encodes these proteins:
- a CDS encoding Nre family DNA repair protein; translated protein: MIKVNSKLCAICKGRKLLCGRPVCPILERFKVAREALPLVSREDIFGSSPPSIFVGEYGYPKVRIGPLVPPIEGDTSYLDSPTSWENVSISDVIRYRSLLVLGQTRVNVDVRKSSKLIENIQELAMSSKPVDSEILLKDKPKIKVLPTEFAPPIGPSGVLKKFEVVENPRVPRKVDAVVSDELKAKDAIITLYEAGFDEYYIIRLLSAGLLGIRKKIVPTRWSITAVQDTIGSYLRREVLNYDTLDRYEVYYEEFLGNRYVVLLIPRRYSFELLEVWLKGSLFGSDEPMVIHDYEDFRGIKGYAEETSGAYYAARLSVLEKLRKMKRQASAIVFREVTPSYYAPVGVWQIRVGVRKALEKSPKIFESLTEALNEVKKILQHPLDRWLARSWLLKQLGQRTLDSFLGVGGWKGKLQK
- a CDS encoding methyl-accepting chemotaxis protein, with amino-acid sequence MEFKRKLTMSIFLPLLLVVITAIVVQNIAISDLYDNLSKTMEIVKSGGSVEAIQSSISLALTQLKRTLWISIGAMVIVAVGSGLVAYNLMRSTLDPITKMARIAESIAQGRLSNARRMISEVRYREKDEIGKLLEGFKAISQDVLRTLEVITERMEKIAEGDVSEDLTLHAKGDFESILNSMRKTIGKLRDLMKTVRDLAFTLEKRAEDLTRIASEITEAVNQVAEAIQQVSTEAQRQQENISMIMDGMNITADVTQKTVDAMEEFSGVVNEVISIAREGREKGERAITQVGDIQEAMKVIRDAVQEVAEMSKNVSEIINTIADIAEQTNLLALNAAIEAARAGEVGRGFAVVAQEVRNLAEESKDAAERIRSILREIQDKVERAVEETERGVKIVDNSVDFLKETVSYLMNIGELLDDVEERLNAVKSEISNTQEHVENAKKALENLAASAEEMTASAQEVSASAQEQASSLEEVRRNIVELRNIVRDLRKSIEFIKVESEG
- a CDS encoding transposase: MREEVILDIQRLLTLRDEEVVEAVRKFRYGGQRIRCPYCGSTEVVRIGFITRKGGFKLHRFKCKSCGRTFNELDGTPLSGVHSLKRVMLIAYLALYLKLTPSTIKVIVDLNHSTLLRLYKKVVNNKEFFTNLLEILLNE
- a CDS encoding daunorubicin resistance protein DrrA family ABC transporter ATP-binding protein, producing MRAIEVRNLRKLYPKKIPLPFRKVEWFEALKGISFEVKRGELFGLLGPNGAGKTTTIKILTTLLEPTSGEAKVLGFDVVKEAREVRRRINLVAEGERTLYWRLTAYENLRYFASIYYVPRSEAEKRIRELLKMVGLWDRRNDLVMNYSRGMKQRLAIAKALINDPEVLFLDEPTLGLDVQSAVFVRDLVKRLVKEEGKTVLLTTHYMHEAEQLCDRIAIIDQGKIIALDTPEGLKKLVKKDTIVEVKVKNYTGNNPFGLVKVEENNGTIVLRGSLGEEEIPRLVEFLVRNNAKVLSVEVKEPTLEDVFIKLTGRGLRD
- a CDS encoding HPP family protein, which translates into the protein MERKVAKIMGKRKLVLLARKEELSHNLKYISKVPVSLVMDRDFLKVHPETPLFELIEMFTVEETSAVVVDEEDRLVGFVTMKDLLNYFVPPRKYSVVGFGMLKRYALNRASRVRDVMVKRPIVISINDNLGHAIKIMVETGKHHLPVVDRERKVHGILEVKDIIRLIRIVTL
- a CDS encoding ADP-dependent ribose-1-phosphate kinase, whose protein sequence is MAGRLDVICMGNLNYDITFLMEKFPEFHEKVNAKAVYTGLGGSAGNTATWLAHLGLKVGFIGAVGNDDFGRLHLEFFRKIGVDTKGIKVVEEPTGVAVMMVKGEDKRIVKYSGANKFKEINFEYLKLARHLHLSSNPIDLIREAVKAAKSFGLTVSFDPGEMEVPKDIEEKLDILMMNEDEFKRKYGSLENIKEIKSRIAIATLNGGGALVRDEKGKVYEVRGLSAKAVDTTGGGDSFNAGFLYGFLNGWDTISSAKLGMLLAYLTVQKIGARSAVVPLERVREIAKTLNLDIPL
- a CDS encoding Lrp/AsnC family transcriptional regulator, with product MVRAYVLLTIEIGKVEKVIEEIKKIPGVTKADAVTGPYDAIVHIEASDLGELTRKILHDIHNIDGVIDTTTAIVVELEEE
- a CDS encoding DUF257 family protein produces the protein MEIPDVIGKEKISVLVEHTSEDVLGPTVFTILNQIMDRYGKEALVIITDFLDTLPIYKYQAELLGIKTELIDRVPVIKVGGKINVGNVLHKIPISAYPVYKTLYEEALTRLLDSVRDHTGFFINLQVGIENIMNIFDRKELIEQVHDMGEYIVTKDRDIRDMVFVNTDSIKGISVEIVSMLKTIFPIVLKLTNDGKSFVISKSVFPNLKGNSGTIWEVRD
- a CDS encoding signal recognition particle protein Srp19 yields the protein MGKFVIWPSELDARLSKKYGRVVSKTLAVDNPSLDEIVDAVESLGLKVISVEREKLNPRLSGIDEDLRTYGMIIVESPHGKAKTLRMIAQKIRELRKRRR
- a CDS encoding ABC transporter permease; amino-acid sequence: MFFRYPLRVVSSILVGLVFLLQFIYFGQAILGGRFSALLESSAGIGDYPTYVLIGYTLWWVSVSPMEASVWGVRRELQRGTFESNVVSPTGILKMIVGLAIAWMLMDSIIMAIVFLFGVLLFRIPISLASVFKTLPILAISFLIFLGFGLMFAGLVMMLKNIGPMANILEFVILFLSGVFFPLSALPKVVREVSWLIPLTHAANAVRKVFMGFGYSMVWSELFAMIILLPIYWGISLAIFKWAEKITRMMGYGGY
- a CDS encoding ABC transporter permease, encoding MEATELRALLGVARKSWKVFLSYKAWFISDILMGFFFVGNALLIGLGLTGKRTSEALERLTGYSDYLTFAILGFMVLSFGITFLSGFVWSVVDELYAGTLEYSFAAPMRRITFFLGNIIVRLLLNLLYIAIYIPIFWIVFGLSITPSQFLRALPILLLGSVGMIGLGMAVAGIVLYLKDPGPFINILEMLVFALSGAMYPIDILPKPLQIMAMLLPYAPTTEAVRTIVAHGFRTSLGKISYLMLLSLLYAIIGLNSYKWAEKKAREVGLKSY